The following proteins come from a genomic window of Thermoanaerobacter uzonensis DSM 18761:
- a CDS encoding DUF4310 family protein — translation MEDIKIEDKKLGFWYSELGFIVFVMALASGIFGGTHLYYTYHVGAFNDLAVVALLEAGLKGGGFGAAAAFGGAFLFARVIEGPLVGILDIGGSLQTGVGIGIPALMLGAGFTAPLESFPLALLTGAILGAIIGVVIISIRKFTVDKIDSTFGADIMMGAGNAAGRYLGPLIVISAVMASIPVGLGSIIGAAVFYAYKSQLKGELYLERC, via the coding sequence ATGGAAGATATAAAAATAGAAGATAAAAAGCTTGGTTTCTGGTATTCAGAGTTGGGGTTTATTGTATTTGTTATGGCTCTTGCTTCTGGTATTTTTGGTGGAACTCATTTATATTACACATATCATGTTGGGGCATTCAATGACTTGGCTGTTGTTGCTTTACTAGAAGCTGGACTTAAGGGAGGCGGTTTTGGTGCTGCAGCTGCCTTTGGAGGAGCTTTTTTATTCGCACGTGTTATAGAAGGTCCATTGGTAGGAATTTTAGATATTGGGGGTTCTTTACAAACAGGAGTAGGAATTGGAATACCAGCGTTGATGCTTGGAGCAGGCTTTACAGCCCCGCTTGAATCGTTTCCTTTAGCCTTACTAACGGGTGCTATTCTTGGAGCTATAATTGGAGTTGTAATAATTTCTATTCGAAAATTTACAGTTGATAAGATAGACTCTACATTTGGAGCAGATATTATGATGGGAGCAGGAAATGCTGCTGGACGATATTTAGGGCCTTTGATTGTAATTTCTGCTGTCATGGCTTCTATTCCAGTAGGTTTAGGGTCTATTATTGGAGCTGCAGTTTTTTATGCGTACAAAAGCCAATTGAAGGGGGAGCTATACTTGGAGCGATGTTAA
- a CDS encoding DgaE family pyridoxal phosphate-dependent ammonia lyase has product MSIYQKYGLKQIINASGKMTALGGSAVDTKVAQAMFEAAQDYVDIQELMLKAGRIIAEITTAEDACPTVGAAAGIAISIAALIAGKNLTLIEQLPYSEGLRNEVIIQKGHSINFGASILQMIRLGGGKVVEVGQTNYVEKNHIIDAISEKTVAIFYVKSHHAVQKGMLSLPEIIEIGEENNIPIIVDAAAEEDIQKYIQMGADLVIYSGGKAIEGPTSGFICGKKELIEACRLQYKGIGRAMKVGKEQIMGLISALEIYKNKVENIEKQLQQVQWIVNQFQNIDGITASVVQDEAGRTIYRAQLKFDEEKLNISTHEIIKQLERGEPAIFTRNHYANLGIISIDPRPLLPGQEKIIVNRIKEILRV; this is encoded by the coding sequence ATGAGTATTTACCAAAAATATGGTTTAAAACAGATTATAAATGCAAGCGGTAAAATGACTGCTTTGGGAGGTAGTGCTGTAGATACGAAAGTGGCACAAGCAATGTTTGAAGCTGCGCAAGATTACGTTGATATTCAAGAATTAATGTTAAAAGCAGGTAGAATAATTGCTGAGATTACTACAGCAGAAGATGCATGTCCAACAGTAGGTGCGGCTGCTGGTATCGCAATTTCTATAGCAGCTTTAATTGCAGGGAAGAATTTAACTCTCATTGAGCAGTTACCTTATAGTGAAGGTTTGAGAAATGAGGTTATTATTCAAAAAGGGCATTCGATTAATTTTGGAGCTTCTATACTACAAATGATTAGATTAGGTGGAGGTAAAGTAGTTGAAGTAGGACAGACAAACTATGTTGAAAAAAATCATATTATAGATGCAATTTCAGAAAAAACTGTTGCAATTTTCTATGTAAAGTCGCATCATGCAGTCCAAAAAGGTATGTTATCTCTTCCTGAAATAATTGAAATTGGTGAAGAAAATAATATACCAATAATTGTAGATGCAGCTGCAGAAGAAGATATACAGAAATATATTCAAATGGGAGCGGACCTTGTGATATATAGTGGCGGTAAGGCTATAGAAGGTCCTACTTCAGGTTTTATTTGTGGAAAAAAAGAACTAATTGAAGCTTGTCGTTTGCAGTACAAGGGTATTGGGAGGGCAATGAAAGTTGGGAAAGAACAAATTATGGGTTTAATTTCTGCATTAGAGATTTATAAAAATAAAGTAGAAAACATTGAAAAACAATTACAGCAAGTGCAATGGATAGTTAATCAGTTTCAAAATATCGATGGAATAACTGCTTCGGTTGTGCAGGATGAAGCAGGAAGAACAATTTATCGTGCTCAATTAAAATTTGACGAAGAGAAATTAAACATTTCAACGCATGAAATTATAAAACAATTAGAAAGAGGGGAACCTGCAATTTTTACCAGGAATCATTATGCAAATTTAGGCATTATAAGTATTGATCCTCGTCCTTTGCTTCCAGGGCAAGAAAAAATAATTGTTAATCGAATAAAGGAAATTTTAAGAGTATAA